In one Alnus glutinosa chromosome 14, dhAlnGlut1.1, whole genome shotgun sequence genomic region, the following are encoded:
- the LOC133856849 gene encoding CRIB domain-containing protein RIC7, translating into MSNTKMKGLLKGLRYISQIFDNDKEPEMQIGYPTDVKHVAHIGWDGPSVNSPSWMNEFKSPPGYSSVPINLPGEVKEDNGDQAKWHSEDSGARRSARTPNSPAGDLLELPRSSRRQSSSSSSTGAVTGSPSRSEKPEKPRQSRRSTKSSLKDSSEGTKSSRQQPVLPLESSSSSPARSLPDIPKKTRRKKSKEYSNGGGGGSTRSARLKAQATEETYQSPFSDPGPGAGSVSTSRNNELLSPQPFEGGSRKGYMGGIY; encoded by the exons ATGTCCAATACCAAGATGAAAGGCCTTCTAAAAGGCCTAAGATACATTTCTCAAATATTTG ACAATGACAAAGAACCTGAAATGCAGATTGGTTATCCCACGGATGTGAAGCATGTCGCCCATATAGGATGGGATGGTCCATCTGTAAATTCTCCAAGCTGG ATGAATGAGTTTAAATCGCCGCCAGGATATTCGTCGGTGCCAATAAATCTCCCTGGAGAGGTCAAAGAAGATAATGGAGATCAAGCCAAATGGCACTCCGAAG ATTCAGGAGCTCGGAGAAGTGCAAGGACTCCAAATTCTCCGGCCGGAGACTTGCTGGAATTGCCTCGGTCATCGAGACGCCaatcgtcgtcgtcgtcgtcgacCGGTGCTGTAACAGGTTCCCCTAGCAGATCAGAAAAGCCAGAGAAACCAAGACAATCAAGGAGGTCAACTAAAAGTTCCCTCAAGGACTCATCTGAAGGAACCAAATCGAGCAGGCAACAACCAGTACTACCCTTggaatcatcatcatcatcacctgCACGCAGCCTTCCCGACATCCCTAAGAAGACAAGGAGGAAGAAGTCAAAGGAGTACTCTAACGGCGGCGGCGGCGGGTCAACAAGATCAGCAAGATTGAAAGCCCAAGCCACTGAGGAGACATATCAATCTCCATTCTCGGATCCAGGACCCGGGGCAGGATCCGTATCCACATCAAGGAACAATGAGCTTCTTAGTCCACAGCCTTTTGAAGGGGGTTCACGAAAGGGATATATGGGAGGAATATATTGA
- the LOC133858024 gene encoding rab GTPase-activating protein 22-like gives MLGCEGLGGILRKKAGTSELDVFYPITSECHADVPKTRFKLRAGKTLSARRWHAAFSQDGHLDIEKVLRRIQRGGVHPSIKAVVWEFLLGCFDPNSTFEERSQLRERRREQYGTWKAECQKMVPAIGSGKIITAPIISDGGQTKEESSTNGDLQDKNGVMSTHLDSSLDCDGHVNNAVSDSEVIQWKRTLLQIGLDVVRTDRVLVFYESETNQAKLWDVLAVYAWVDNDIGYIQGMSDICSPMVILLENEADAFWCFEHAMRRLRENFRCSASSIGVQAQLSTLSQIIKVIDPKLHQHLEDLDGGEYLFAFRMLMVLFRREFSFVDTLYLWELIWAMEYNPNIFTSYEGPRDAVDGGFAPKINHKLLKQYGKFERKIVTTGRRDQHSALAVFLVASILETKKKRLRKKAKGLDDVVRILGDITGNLDAKKACKDALKIHKKYLSKTNKS, from the exons ATGCTTGGTTGTGAGGGATTGGGAGGGATTCTTAGGAAGAAAGCTGGGACTAGTGAGTTGGATGTGTTCTATCCAATTACATCAGAATGCCACGCTGACGTCCCAAAGACCCGTTTTAAGTTGAGG GCTGGGAAAACCCTTAGCGCAAGAAGATGGCATGCCGCATTCTCTCAAGATGGGCATTTGGATATAGAGAAAGTGCTTAGAAGGATTCAACGAGGG GGTGTTCATCCTTCAATCAAAGCGGTAGTCTGGGAGTTCTTGTTAGGTTGCTTTGATCCTAACAGCACATTCGAAGAACGGAGTCAGCTCAGGGAACGGCGTAG GGAGCAGTATGGGACATGGAAAGCTGAATGTCAAAAGATGGTTCCAGCTATTGGTAGTGGAAAGATTATTACAGCACCTATCATAAGTGATGGTGGCCAAACAAAAGAAGAGTCTTCGACAAACGGTGATTTGCAGGATAAAAATGGAGTTATGTCTACACACCTAGATTCTTCTTTGGATTGTGATGGGCATGTGAATAATGCTGTCTCAGACAGTGAAGTGATTCAGTGGAAACGTACCTTGCTTCAAATTG GCCTGGACGTTGTTCGAACAGATCGAGTGCTTGTCTTTTATGAGAGTGAAACTAATCAGGCAAAACTTTGGGATGTTCTTGCTGTTTATGCTTGGGTGGACAATGATATTGGTTATATTCAAG GAATGAGTGATATTTGCTCACCAATGGTAATTCTTCTTGAAAACGAGGCAGATGCCTTCTGGTGTTTCGAGCATGCAATGCGAAGGCTG AGAGAAAACTTTAGATGCAGTGCAAGTTCCATAGGAGTGCAAGCTCAGCTGAGTACACTCTCACAGATAATCAAAGTCATTGATCCAAAGCTTCATCAACACCTTG AGGATCTAGATGGTGGGGAATATTTGTTTGCATTTCGCATGCTGATGGTACTTTTCAGGAGAGAATTTTCCTTTGTGGACACATTGTATCTTTGGGAG CTGATATGGGCCATGGAATACAACCCAAACATCTTCACATCATATGAAGGGCCAAGAGATGCTGTGGATGGTGGTTTTGCAcccaaaataaatcacaaactGCTGAAGCAATATGGAAAATTCGAGAGGAAGATCGTAACGACTGGACGGAGAGACCAACACAGTGCACTTGCTGTTTTTCTTGTTGCAAGTATTCTTGAGACCAAGAAGAAGCGACTTCGAAAGAAAGCTAAGGGTTTGGACGATGTTGTcagg ATCTTGGGTGACATAACTGGAAATCTGGATgctaaaaaagcatgtaaggaCGCATTAAAGATTCACAAAAAGTATTTGAGCAAG ACCAACAAGTCATAA
- the LOC133856898 gene encoding large ribosomal subunit protein eL14z, producing MVFKRYVEIGRVALVNYGKEYGRLVVIVDVIDQNRALVDYPDMVRTQLNLKRLSLTDIKIDIKRVPKKKTLIEAIEAADVKNKWENSSWGRKLIVQKRRAALSDFDRFKLMLAKIKRSGIIRQELAKLKKESAA from the exons ATG GTGTTCAAGAGGTACGTGGAGATTGGACGAGTGGCCCTTGTGAACTACGGGAAAGAGTATGGAAGACTCGTTGTGATTGTGGATGTTATCGACCAAAATAGG GCTCTTGTTGATTACCCTGATATGGTAAGGACCCAACTGAACTTAAAGAGGCTTTCCCTCACCGACATTAAGATCGACATCAAGAGGGTTCCAAAGAAGAAGACTTTGATTGAGGCCATAGAGGCTGCTG ATGTGAAGAACAAATGGGAGAACAGTTCCTGGGGAAGGAAGTTGATTGTGCAGAAGAGAAGGGCTGCACTTAGTGATTTTGATAGGTTCAAGCTGATGCTGGCCAAAATCAAG AGGAGCGGAATTATCAGGCAGGAGCTTGCAAAACTCAAAAAGGAGAGTGCAGCCTAA
- the LOC133856897 gene encoding probable serine/threonine protein phosphatase 2A regulatory subunit B''epsilon, producing MDIDVVVEDVTSLDPELLQLPEVSPVAFKASPQIAEDLFSQWLSLSETCRLVKSLIDDAKTGATFNALGNSFNVNAAGSTSLPSMFPAGSAPPLSPRSSSGSPRISKQRTSPSSLSSPLKLVSEPMREIIPQFYFQNGRPPPTELKEQCLSRTNNLFNSHMDGLQIHEFKLVTKEICKLPSFFSSALFRKIDMECTGIVNRDAFIKYWIDGNILTMDTETKIFEILRHPECKYLTQIDFRPVLLELLTTHPGLEFLHSTPEFQERYAETVIYRIFYYINRSGNGRLTLRELKRGNLVAAMQHAEEEDDINKVMRFFSYEHFYVVYCKFWELDSDHDFLIDKENLIKYGNHALTYRIVDRIFSQIPRKFTSKIEGKMGYEDFVYFMLSEEDKSSEPSLEYWFKCIDLDGNGVITHNEMQYFYEEQLHRMECMALEPVPFEDILCQIVDMIAPEREDYITLRDLKGCKLSGNVFNILFNLNKFMAFESRDPFLIRQEREDPTLTDWDRFAHREYIRLSMEEDGEDVSNGSAEVWDESLEAPF from the exons ATGGATATTGATGTGGTGGTAGAGGATGTTACGTCTTTGGACCCTGAACTGTTGCAGCTTCCTGAGGTGTCTCCGGTGGCGTTCAAAGCGAGCCCTCAGATTGCTGAGGACTTGTTCTCCCAGTGGCTTTCACTTTCAGAAACTTGCAGACTG GTGAAATCTCTTATTGATGACGCAAAGACAGGTGCTACCTTTAATGCCCTTGGGAACTCTTTTAATGTGAATGCTGCTGGGAGTACTTCGTTGCCTTCCATGTTTCCTGCTGGCAGTGCACCTCCACTTTCTCCGAGAAGTTCATCTGGTTCTCCACGCATATCAAAGCAGAGAACTAGTCCTTCTTCTCTGAGCTCTCCTCTTAAATTAGTTAGTGAACCAATGCGAGAAATCATACCTCAG TTTTACTTCCAAAATGGCCGTCCACCACCGACGGAACTAAAGGAACAATGTCTTTCTAGAACTAATAACCTTTTTAACAGTCATATGGATGGATTGCAAATACACG AGTTTAAGTTGGTTACGAAGGAAATATGCAAGCTGCCATCATTTTTCTCCTCTGCGCTTTTCCGAAAGATAGACATGGAATGCACTGGGATAGTTAACAG GGATGCATTTATTAAGTATTGGATTGATGGCAATATCCTGACAATGGATACAGAAACTAAAATATTCGAAATTCTAAGGCACCCGGAATGCAAATACCTTACTCAG ATAGACTTCAGACCTGTTCTTCTAGAGCTTTTGACAACCCATCCTGGGTTGGAATTCTTACACAGCACACCTGAATTTCAAGAAAGATATG CTGAAACTGTCATATACAGAATATTCTACTACATCAACAGATCAGGAAATGGCCGTCTTACTCTTAGAGAGCTGAAACGAGGAAATCTGGTTGCTGCCATGCAACATGCAGAGGAGGAAGACGACATTAATAAAGTCATGAG GTTCTTCTCTTATGAACATTTTTACGTTGTATACTGCAAGTTTTGGGAGCTTGATTCAGACCATGACTTCTTGATAGACAAAGAGAACCTCATCAAATATGGTAACCATGCCCTTACCTACAGGATCGTTGATAGAATATTTTCACAG ATTCCAAGGAAGTTTACCAGTAAGATTGAAGGGAAGATGGGTTATGAAGATTTTGTTTACTTCATGCTGTCAGAGGAAGATAAGTCATCTGAGCCCAGTCTAGAGTATTG gttCAAATGCATTGATTTGGATGGTAATGGAGTTATTACCCACAATGAAATGCAATATTTTTATGAGGAGCAGCTTCATCGTATGGAATGCATGGCCCTAGAACCTGTGCCATTTGAGGATATTTTGTGTCAAATTGTTGACATGATTGCACCTGAG AGGGAAGATTATATTACACTACGTGATTTGAAAGGATGCAAACTTTCAGGAAATGTTTTCAATATTCTTTTCAATCTTAATAAGTTCATGGCCTTTGAAAGTCGTGATCCATTTCTCATCCGTCAG GAACGTGAAGACCCAACTTTGACAGATTGGGACCGCTTTGCACATAGGGAGTATATTAGGCTTTCAATGGAAGAAGATGGTGAAGATGTCTCTAATGGAAGTGCAGAAGTTTGGGATGAGTCACTTGAAGCTCCTTTTTGA